The Alcaligenes faecalis sequence GCCCGAGGGCTGGGTGTGGGGACGGTGTCCGAGGCAGAGTTCATCCCGGACCATCGCTTCAAAGCAGTTCGTATTCAGGGCGATCCCGTTCGCACCGACACGTATTTGTATTGCCTGACCGAACGCCGTGAGAGCCGAATGATCACACAATTTTTCACCGAGGCTTTGGGATTACGCAAGCAAATACAAACGCCGACATAGACGTATTTGTGAGCTTTCGGCTACTGTGCGTAAGAAGGCCATGACAGTCAGCGATGTGTTTCGTCCATTTTCTGCGCGTAGACTCACCGTCTGAAGGCCCGTCAGTTCTGTTTGATTGACCCCCAGGGAGGACGAAAACCATGCTTGGCATGATGATGAATACCCCGCTGTTAGTGTCATCCATACTGCGTCATGCGGCCAACTACCACGCAGACCGCGAAGTTGTCTCACAAACGGTCGAAGGCCATATCCACCGCTACACCTATGCAGACCTGTCCAAGCGCAGCCAAAAACTGGCCAATGCGCTTCAGAAAATGGGCTTGCAGCCAGGGGACCGCGTCGGCACCCTGGCCTGGAATGGCTATCGTCATCTGGAGCTGTATTACGGCGTCTCAGGCTCCGGGCTCGTGTGTCACACCATCAACCCGCGCCTGTTTCAGGATCAAATCGGCTACATCATCGAACACGCTGGCGACAGCGTCCTGTTTGCCGACCTGAACTTCATGCCGATTCTGGAAGCCCTGGCCGATCAGTTGTCCAAGCTGAAAGCCGTGGTCATCATGACGGACGAAGCGCACATGCCCAAGTCGGATCTGCTGCCTAATCTGACCTGCTACGAAACCCTGATTGCCAGCGAGTCAGATGAATTTGACTGGCCGGTGTTTGACGAGAACACGGCATCGGGCCTGTGCTATACCTCCGGCACCACCGGCAACCCCAAGGGCGTGCTCTACAGCCATCGCTCCACCATCTTGCATGCCTTTGCCTTGAGCATGCCCGATGCCCTGTGCCTGTCGGCCTCCGACACCATCACCCCTATCGTGCCCATGTTCCACGTCAACGCCTGGGGCCTGCCCTACGCCGCCTTGATGGTGGGCGCCAAGCTGGTCTTGCCCGGCCCTAAACTGGATGGCGCCAGCCTGCACACCTTGTTTGAAAGCGAAGGGGTCACCATGACGGCTGGTGTACCAACGGTCTGGCTGGGCCTATTGGACTGGATGCAGGCCAATGGCAAAACCTTCAGCAGCCTGCAACGTCTGGTCATTGGCGGTTCATCTGCACCACCCGTCATGATTACCCGCTTCCAGAAGCTGGGCGTCAACGTGCGCCACGCCTGGGGCATGACTGAAACCAGTCCGGTCGGCCTGGCCGCGGCCTTGCTGCCCCAGCACGAAGCCCTGCCTGAAAAAGAAAAACTCAAGCTGCTGGCCAAGCAAGGTCGTCCGCTATTCGGGGTCGAGTTCCGCGTAGATGGCGACGATGGTCAACCCATTGCGCGCGACGGCAAAATGTTTGGTGCCATGATGGTGCGCGGCCCCTGGATTGCCAGTGCTTACTTCAACAGCAAGGACTCTTCCGCCCACACGGAAGATGGTTGGTTCAATACCGGCGATGTGGTCACTATTGATAAAGACGGCTTTATCCAGATCGTGGACCGCACGAAAGACGTGGTGAAATCCGGGGGCGAATGGATCAGCTCAATTGAGCTGGAAAACATTGCTCAGGCTCACCCGGCCATCAAGGAAGCCGCCGTGGTGGCCAAGCCCGACGAACGCTGGGGCGAGCGCCCGGTTCTGGTGGTGCAATTGCAAGACGATGCCACCTTCACCAAGCAGGACATGATTGATCTGTTCACAGAACAAGTCTCCAAATGGAGCATTCCTGACGAACTGATCGTGGTCGATGAGCTGCCCCACACGGCAACCGGCAAGCTCTTGAAAACCGCTATTCGCAAGCTGATTCAGGAAGATCTGGACAGGCTGGCTGCGCAAAACAAAGTGGTTTAAGCAACGCCCAAGCAGACGTCAAACCACGCGTCTGACAGCACAATCAAGGAGCCGGTCTAGGCGGCCTTGATATGCGATGGCAAACTGCCCTCCGAAGGTTTGGATAGTGATCCAACTTTCGGGGGGCAGTTTTTTTGCTTTTACCTTTACCGTCACCTTTGCCAGAACCAGAGACATAGGCTTGGGTTCTGGCTATGGCTATGGCTATGGCTATGGCCGCTCAGTTTCAAGGCACTTAGCACTGAAATGGCAGGGCTTTTGTGAAGAACACCGCTTTAGCAGCAGCCTGAACATCATTCATTTTGTGCAAATGGAAGGCTCAGACTGCTGCGGTTGCTGCTGTGGCGGCGGTGACTGTTGCCAACCCACTTCTTTCCTGCAACTTACCCACGGCATTCAAACTGCTGCTGGCCAGCCTCAACCACAGGCCCTTTTCAAGGATGAATGGGCGTGGGGATATCCCAAATATTGAGATCTGCGTGCTCACGCTCCCACGCTCTTACAGAGAACTTGGCGCGGTTGAACAGGCCCAGATAGTTTTCATAGCGAATCTTGTTGCCAACTTCCACAGGCAGTTCTCCCAGGAAGTCCCTCATCTTGGACAAGTCCGCGTGATACTGGTCTGGCGACATCAAGCCACCCGGCGTCACCGAGGTGGGAGGGGTCGATTCAAAACGGTTACGCGTGAAGATCACCACATCCGAGCCCCACAGAATCCGGTTTTGGTATTCATTGAAGAAATTCAGCCAATCCTGGCGACTGGGCATACCCGGCTCGGGATTCAGCATGTAGTCCTGCACCAGATCCCAGGAAATATCGGTAGACCAACTTGAGCAAGCATCCAGCACTTTCTTGACGCGCGTAAGGTGATCATGAGTCGGTTTCACAAAACGTCCCAAGCCGGTATGCGCCCACACCACTCTGGCCTTGGGTGCATGTCCGCACACATGCTTCAAACCGTCCACATAGTCCTGGTCGGGATAAGCCTGCTCCAGCTCGCCCTGATAATTAACCTCTACCCGGTACATATCGTTGTGCAAAATGGCGACCAGGCCAATTTCCTCAATCGTTTTGAACAGATACGCCAGGGATTCGGAATAGAGCGACACCTTGCTGCCATCGCCCGCATCCGGTGGCAAGGGCACGGAAGGTGCCTTGGTTTGTTCTACGGTTTCACCAGCCAGCTTGCCCGACACCAGCTCTTTGTGAATGGTGAATTCACCCACCCCGGAAAACACCCCTGGGAAACTGAGCACGGCACGCTTGATATGTTGCGAGGCATAAACATCCATCGGATTGAACGCCGTGATCATGACGTCCAGCTTTTCCTGATACTGAGCAGGCAACTGCTCGTACTCACGTGCAAACATGGCATCGACAAAGGAGTAGTAATACAGGTCTGCCTTGGGGCCAATATAGTAGTTGGGGCCGTACATCTGATTGCCTGGCCCCTGAGACTGATAGAGCTCGAACCCGTCCCAACGCTGCTGCAAAGGAATAGGCATGATGGTCGAGCGCACAATCTGCTGCAGATTGCCACGCATATACCGTTCTGCATATTCCTTTAAAGGAATCCCCTGCATGGCATAGTTGGATGCATGAAAATGGACGTCCGCATAAAGCTGGCTGGTATCCAGCCTGGGCTCCTGGCTTTGAGCCATGGCATGGCCCTGCAAGGCAGCCAATAAAATCAGACCGTAACCCGCTACTGTTTTTGCGTTTATATGATGACAAGTCATTCGTGTCTCCCTATCTACAAGTCGTGTGCGAAACCTGATACTGCAACTTGTCGATAATACCCAGAGACCCATCAATAAATGACAAAAAATAACAGATATTCTTTTTGAATCTTTATTTATATTATTTTCTATCTCTTTAAATTTTCAATATTAATTGCCGTACAAAAAAAATATCATCACAATAAAAAAACAAAACCCAAACAGGATTTCAAAAAACAATTAACAACAACTTATTAAGGCTTGAACAATCAGGCTATTCCCACCGCTTGGCTCTCCAGCTCAACGCCATCAAGCACGCCGCCCCTAGGAGACAGAATTGGCAAAGAGAAGTGAGGCGCCCAGGCCCAGCAAGGCTGCACCAATCACCTTGTCCAGCACCTCTTGCCGAGCCAGCATGGCCGCCCGCAGGCGCTTGTTTGAAAATACCAGGGCCACAATGCTGAACCAGACCCAATGCGCGAAGGACATCCAAAAACCATAAGCAAAGTTCAACCAGAATGGCGCACCCGGCTGCACCAACTGGGTAAACGTCGCCACCACAAACAACATGGTTTTCGGATTCAGGGCATTGGTTAAGAAACCCATACCAAAAGCCTGCCAAGCCGTGGGCACACGACCCACCGCGCCATCAGTATCAAGCGCGGTGCGATTACTGAAGGACTGATAGCCCAGGTACATCAGATACGCCGCCCCCACCACTTTCATCACCCAAAAAAGAGTCGGGGATTGCGTAATCAGGATCGCCACGCCCAGCACGGTGTAGACCACATGCACCTGCACGCCGGCCGCAATGCCCAAGGCTGAAATCAGACCCGTCTTGCGACCAAAGGAATAACCATTGCGCGTGACCATGGCAAAGTCCGGGCCTGGGCTGATCACAGCCAGGATAGTGATAGTGGCAACCGCCAACAGTTCATGCATATTTAACAAGCCTAAGTTTGATGAAATCGGCGTTATGAATGACTACAAAGGCAGCCAAAACGCAGTACTGGTCCTACACTCTTGACAAGGAGTGCAGCCTTGCCAACGGGACAACAATCTGCAAAAAGCAGTTTTGTCAGAAACAAAGCATCTCTTCGGATGAGTTATGATTTCATCGGACTTTCAAGACATTTCTATTCCCGGCCCGAAAAATTAACTCCCCGCCAAGAACAGAAAAAATCAATCAAAAAGAAAATTAACTTCCTGTTCACATCAGCCCTGACAGGATGTCATTATTGATAATCCTGTGCTAATTTAAAAACGATAATTACTGCGTCACTTCTGTGAGTTTTCATCGACCATGCAAATCCCCAACCTCACGGCCTTTCGCTACTTCGATACGGCGGCCCAGACAGGCAGTTTTGTGCAGGCAGCCCAGTTGCTTCATGTCACGCACGGCGCGGTCAGCCGACAAATTCGTGCACTGGAAGAATCGCTGGGGGTAGAACTGTTTGAAAGACGCAATCGGGCCGTATTTCTGACGCCCGCAGGCCGCCAGCTTTTGCACGTTACCGCCCCCATGTTTGAGCGCCTGGAAGATGTGGTTTACCAACTGCAGCAAACCCAGCGCGAACATGCTCTGGTCGTCTCCTGCGAGCCCACTATTGCCATGAAGTGGCTGATCCCGCGTTTGGGAGCTTTCCACGCTCTGCACCCCAATATCACCGTGCACCTGATTACAGCCGGAGGGCCAGTGAACTTCGCACAAATGGGGGTGGATCTGGCGATACGCCGCGACGACTTTCACTGGGCGGACTCGGTCTGCGGCCTGAAGTTGTGCGAAGAGATGATAGGGCCAGTCTGCCAGCCTCACTACCCACACACGCAGGACACCGCCAAGCAGGTATTGATACAAAGCAGCTCCCGCCCCCAGGCTTGGGCCACATGGGCACGGATCAGCGGCAACTCCCTGCGATCCGCCCGCAAACTGGAGCTGGAACATTTTTACTTATGCATTCAGGCCGCCCTGTCCGGACAAGGCATGGCGATTGTGTCGCGTCTGATGGTGGACGACGAATTACAAAGCGGCCAGCTCATCGCCCCGCAAGGCTTCATCCCTGACGGCTCGGCCTACTACCTGCTCTCCCCGCAGGCACTGGATCAAAACCCGCGTGCGGACATATTTGCCGATTGGTTGAGCGAACAATTGGCTTAGCTCTGCTTAATCCTGCTCGGCTCATAAGCAGGACAAGACTCTTTACGGCGCTACCCCAAAACACAATCATGCCGTTGCCGTCCAAATAGACAAGTAGTCTGAAAAAAACACCAGTATGCAAATAAACTATTCAATAATTCTTGAATTATTGTATTATCTACCTATGGAAGAATCTCAAGTTATCCGCTCTCTGGCCGCCTTGGCCCACGAAGCCCGCCTGCGGGTATTTCGCGCACTGGTTGTAGCCGGCCCGTCCGGGCTAACACCCGGCACCTTGGCTGAACAGTTAGGTATCGCCCCCAATACCCTGTCCTTTCATTTGAAAGAACTCCATAACGCCGGCTTGATTCATGGAGAACGACAAGGCCGCAACCTGCTCTACAGCGCGACTTTTCCCACCATGAACACGCTGATCGCCTACCTGACTGAGAACTGCTGCCAGGGTGAAAGCTGCATCACAGCACCCAACGCATGCCCCCCCCCCTAAAAAAGTCGACGTAACACCGACTCAGCCCAGCGGGCCACTTATTGGCCTAACACCCAAGGTCTGACCACCTGCTCATCTTTACACGTATTGCCATGACCACATCTGTCCTGATTTTCCTTGCCACCCTGATTTTGGTCATCTGGCAGCCCAAAGGTTTAGGCATAGGCTGGAGCGCCTCTCTGGGAGCGGCCGCTGCCCTGCTTTCAGGCGTGGTGCAGTGGAGCGATCTGGCTGTGGTGTGGAGCATCGTCTGGAATGCAACCGCGACTTTCATAGCGATCATTATCATTAGCCTGATACTGGATGAAGCCGGCTTCTTTGAGTGGGCCGCCCTGCATGTTGCCCGCTGGGGAGCAGGCAATGGGCGCAGGCTTTTTGCCTTTATCGTGATTCTGGGCGCCGCCGTTTCTGCCCTGTTTGCCAACGACGGCGCTGCCCTGATTCTGACGCCTATCGTCATGGCCATGCTGCTGGCCTTGGGCTTTTCGCCCGCGGCGACCTTGGCGTTTGTCATGGCAGCCGGGTTTATTGCCGACACGGCCAGCTTGCCACTGGTTGTCTCCAACCTGGTCAACATTGTCTCGGCCGACTATTTCAAACTGGGCTTCACGGACTATGCCGCTATCATGGTGCCTGTCAATATGGTGTCCGTACTGGCCAGCCTGCTCGTTCTGATCTTGTATTTCCGGCGTGACATTCCTGCCCAGTATCGCCTTGAACAGTTAAAACCACCCGCACAAGCCATTACGGACATCCGGACCTTCAAGGCAGGCTGGATCGTGCTGGCCTTGCTGCTGACAGGCTTTTTCGCCCTGGAGCCGCTGGGGATTCCCGTCAGTGTCGTTGCCGCTGCAGGAGCCATCATTTTGCTGACTGTTGCCGCCCGTGGCACCGTCATCAGCACAAGAAAAGTGCTGCGCGGGGCACCCTGGCAAATCGTCGTATTCTCGCTAGGCATGTACCTGGTAGTGTATGGCCTGCGTAATGCCGGACTAACGGATTACTTGGCCCAGTTACTGGACACATTCGCCCAGGCTGGTGTCTGGGCTGCCGCTCTGGGCACCGGGGTTCTGTCCGCCCTGCTGTCCTCTGTCATGAACAATATGCCTACGGTATTGGTCACGGCCCTGTCTATTGATGCTTCCAGCGCCCAGGGTGCCGTCAAAGAAGCCATGATCTACGCCAATGTCATCGGCAGTGACCTGGGCCCCAAATTCACACCCATAGGCAGTCTGGCTACCTTGCTGTGGCTGCACGTACTGGCCCAGAAAGGCACAAAAATCAGTTGGGGCTACTACTTCAAGGTAGGAGCCATTCTGACCACCCCCGTATTGCTGATCACTCTGGCGGCCTTGGCCCTACGGCTAGGTATCGCCCACTAGTTTCCTGACATCGAGCACAAGCCATGAGCAACATCACCATCTATCACAACCCCGCCTGCGGCACCTCGCGCAATACCCTGGGCCTGATCCGCAATAGTGGTCAAGAGCCGACCATCATCGAGTACCTGCAAACCCCGCCAGACCGCGCCACACTGACCAAGCTGATCGCAGACTGCGGCCTGAACGTGCGCGAAGTCCTGCGTCAAAAAGGCACGCCTTATGAAGAGCTGCGGCTGGGCGACCCCAAATGGAGTGATGAACAACTGATTGATTTCATGTTGCAGCACCCGATTCTGATCAATCGTCCCATTGTGGTCACACCGCTGGGCACACGCTTGTGCCGCCCCTCGGAACAGGTGCTGGAAATATTGCCCCAGCCGCAGCAAGGCGCATTCCGTAAAGAAGATGGTCAAGCCGTCATTGATGAAAAAGGACAAAGAATTGAGCCAGCCTGACTTAGCCAATTTGGACGAACACGCTTTTAAAACTCCAGATATGGCAGAGCTGCTGCCTCAACAACGTGCCACACACCCGCCGCGAATCCTGCTTTTCTACGGCTCCTTAAGGGAACGCTCCTATAGCCGACTGTTGACGCAAGAAGCAGCGCGACTGCTGGAAGCAATGGGTGCCGAAACCAAAACTTTTGACCCACACGAGCTGCCTTTGCCCGATGGCGCAACGGATGAGCATCCCAAAGTGCAGGAACTGCGTCAATGTGTACAGTGGGCCGAAGGCATGGTCTGGACCTCGCCCGAACGGCACGGTGCCATGAGCAGTGTCCTGAAAGCACAAATTGACTGGATTCCGTTAAGCATCGGCTCCGTGCGTCCGACGCAAGGCAAAACACTGGCCGTCATGCAAGTCTCCGGCGGCTCCCAGTCCTTTAACGCCTTGAACCAGATGCGCGTCCTGGGCCGCTGGATGCGCCTGATCACCATCCCCAACCAGTCCTCCGTTGCCAAGGCTTTTTTGGAGTTTGACGAAGCAGGCCGTATGAAACCCTCCCCCTACTACGATCGGGTGGTCGATGTCATGGAGGAGCTGGTCAAGTTCACCTTGCTGACGCGCGACTGTGCGGATTATCTGGTCGATAGATACAGCGAGCGCAAGGAGACAGCACAGGAGTTATCAGCGCGGGTACAACAGCGCAGCATCTAGCCTCCGATCAGAGCGGGAAAAACGCAAGGCCTGCCTGCTTTTACAATACACAGCAGCCGTACAAGCACTTCTGCGCTTGCGGCTGCTTGACGCCCTGCCTCACACTCGCATCAGATTCCCTTCATCTTTCCCTGCCAGGCTGTGCACATGCGTATTCTCTTAATCGAAGATGACCCCTCGCTGGGCAGTTCCTTGCAGTCCTGGCTACATATGGACGGCTATGCGGTGGACTGGTTACAACGCGGCGATCAAGTTGCCACGGCCTTGGCAACCCATACCTATCAATGCATCTTGCTGGATCGGGGCCTGCCCGGCCTGGACGGCGATGCCATTCTGCGTCGCTTGCGAGGAGCCGGCAGCCCCCATGCCCAGGTTCCAGTCATTGTGATCACCGCCCGCGATACCTTGTCAGACCGAGTGCAGGGCCTGGATCTGGGGGCAGACGACTATCTGATCAAGCCGTTTGACCTGGAAGAACTATCCGCACGAGTACGTGCGACCTTACGCCGCAGCGCCGCCCAAGCTACCCCCGAATGGCGTCACGGCCCCGTCGCCATTGACCCGACAGCCAAACGTGTCACCTTGAACGACAAGCCCGTGGCCGTAACAGCACGCGAGTTCGCTGTTCTACAGGCCTTGATGCACCATCCCACCCATATTTTGAGTCGTGCCCAGCTTGAAGAGGCCCTGTATGGCTGGAGTGAAGAAGTGGAAAGCAACGCTATCGAAGTCCACATCTACAATCTGCGCAAAAAACTGGGCAGTGACTTCATCGTCACCGTACGTAATCAAGGCTACGTTCTGGCACCCGCATGAAAAATCTACTGCAGAAATTGACGCACATCCGCTCCAGACTCAGCTCTTCGGCATCACGCCCGCAAGGCTGGTCCCTACGGCGTCGTCTGCTGCTGACCGTCATGGGAACCAGTATTGGCCTGTGGCTGGTCAGCCTTTCCATTGTGGTCAGTGTCGCTTGGCATGCGACGGGTGAGGTTCTTGATGACGCACTGGAAGAAGGGGCTCGTCTGGTACTGATGCTGGACCCGCAGGAGGCTGCGCCCGGAACCAATACGACGGGCACGCGCCTGAACCGTGACGAGGCGCTCAAACTGCGCATGTACTACCAGCTAGTCGCGGCAGATGGCCGCATACTGCTGCGCGGCGACGACACCCCTAAAATGGCTTTTCTCCCTCAGGCAAACCGCAAGCAAATCACCACTGTTTGGGTTGATGAGGAACTCTGGCGGGTTTACGTCCGTCCTGGAGCAGGCGGGGTCACAGCCCAAGTCGCGCAGCCTATGGAAGAACGTCTGGAACTACTGGAAGATATGGCCGAAAACCTGGTTTGGCCCGCAGTGGGGCTGCTGGCGCTGCTGGGTCTATCAAGCTGGTTCTTGATCCGACGCCTGATGCATCCTTTGGAGGACACGGCCAAACGCATCAAGGCCAAATCACCCGATGACCTCACGCCCGTGCAAGGTGACAATCCGCCTCGTGAACTGCAGGCCATGCTCGATGCACTCAACACCTTGATGGCACGTCTATCCACCGCACTGGACAGTGAGCGGCGCTTTACATCCGATGCCGCACACGAGCTGCGCACCCCTCTGGCCGGGCTACGGATGCGCGTTCAATTGATTGAGCGCGAGCTGCAACTACCTGATGCCCATCTACAGCAATTACGCGCTGATCTGGATCGCTGCACCGCCCTGGTAGAAAGCCTGCTCGCCCTGACAAGGCTGGAGCCACAGGCAGAGCCTCTTAAGCGTGAAACGGTAGACCTGAATCAGATCCTGGACAGCCTTAGCCCATCCCTGCCTTCGCTATCCGTGAACATAGAAAGAGCCTTGACTGTCACAAACGTACAGGCCGCGCCAGTATTGTTAAGCAGCGCACTACGCAATCTGATTGGCAATGCCATTCGCTACGGCGGCACGGACGTGCGGGTACGAGTCGAAACGACACGCAGACATGATGGCGGTGTACGCCTTGCGGTCCGGGACAACGGACCTGGCGTTCCCGTGGAACAGCGACCCAGACTGGGAGAGCGATTCTTTCGCGTACTGGGCACGGGCCAAGCGGGGAACGGCCTGGGTTTGTCTATCGTGGCCCGCATCGCAGCCTTGCACCATGCCACGCTGTCCTTTGAAGATGGACTGGACGGCCAGGGTCTGAGCGTCGTCCTGGATTTCCCACCCAGTCAAGCGTCTTAAGATTGCCTTCAGGTTCGGGGGGTCTAATAAAACCATTCCGCAATCGGCGGAACCTTGACCCGATAACCCGATACAGGAAACCCCAATCATGCGATTCACTTTACCCACCCTGGCCGCCATCCTTGCCCTGAGCACCACCGCTGCTATCGCACAACCCGCCAGCTACACAGGCCCGAGCAATGCCCCAAAAACCGCCACGGCCACAGGCTCCTATTCAGGCCCTAACAATGTGCCACTCATGACCGTCAAACAGCTCCTGGAAACTGGCCGCGACGACCAAATCGCACGCTTACAAGGCCGTCTGGTTTCGTTTGAGGGCGATGAACACTACATCTTTGAAGATGCCACCGGCCGTATCACCGTAGAGATCGACAACGAGGACTTCCCGGCTGGCCAGACCATCAGTGCTGAGCAGACAGTGGAACTGACCGGAGAATTCGACAAAGGCCTGCGCAAGACAGAATTTGAAGTCGAGCGCCTGAGCCTGGTTCCTTAAGCAAGGTCTGTGTGACAACGCATCTCCAGAACACAAAGACACCACTGACAATAAAAAACCCGCCCAGCTTGCGCTGGGCGGGTTTTTATATTGAATTCTTGGCGGACAGAGGGGGATTCGAACCCCCGATACGCTATAAACGTATACACGCTTTCCAGGCGTGCGCCTTCAACCACTCGGCCACCTGTCCTATTTGTTTTTTTTGGCCAAGCAATTTGAAGCTGCTAATGCCAAGTCCATAATAATAGCAGCACTTATCCTTGTAACGCAAGTGCTCAAATTTTTTTGAGCTAATAGCTGTTGGTGGCTGCTGATCCGCCTGGTATCAACGTATCTTGTGTTCCAACTCTTGAGCTGCTTTCAGGTGATTAGTGATGCTGTTCGGCTGGCCGAATCAAATAGCCATCGGCGCTTATTTCAAGGCCACAATCAAGGTGAAAACAGGAAGCGGCAAGGCTGTAGACTCACACCCACAGGCTTGGAACATGCTCTGACAAATATCTTACCTGCATGCTGGGCCAAACAGCAAAATGCAAAACAGGTTTATTCCGGATCCGGCGGATACGCCCCACCGACGGCTCGCAGCAAGGCTTCCCAATGATCGCGCTGACGAGCCAGAACGCGCAGGTCGGCACCCAGCAAGCGCACATCAGTAAACTCGAACGGCTCTACGTCGTCCAGCCCAGCCAGCTCGGTAATATCGGCCACGCCTCGTCCCTGCCCCAGGATCTTGGGGGCCAGGTACATCAATAACTGGTCGACTACACCCGCATCAATCAAGGCACCAGAAAGACGAGCACCCGCTTCGGCATGGACTTCATTGATCTGTTGATCGGTCATCCAGTCCAGAACGGCGCGCACATCCACCTGACCTTCGTGCAAAGGCATGGGAATGACCTGTGCATTGCGATCTGCCAACTCGGCTTCGCGTTCGGGGTCACGACGATGGCTGAATACCCAGCAAGGCGTGCCATCCAGCAAGGCAGCGTTGGAAGTCAGGCGTAAATGCGTGTCCAGCACGGCTTTGATGGGGGGACGTGGCGTGGACACCGCCCGCACATTC is a genomic window containing:
- a CDS encoding long-chain-fatty-acid--CoA ligase, with amino-acid sequence MLGMMMNTPLLVSSILRHAANYHADREVVSQTVEGHIHRYTYADLSKRSQKLANALQKMGLQPGDRVGTLAWNGYRHLELYYGVSGSGLVCHTINPRLFQDQIGYIIEHAGDSVLFADLNFMPILEALADQLSKLKAVVIMTDEAHMPKSDLLPNLTCYETLIASESDEFDWPVFDENTASGLCYTSGTTGNPKGVLYSHRSTILHAFALSMPDALCLSASDTITPIVPMFHVNAWGLPYAALMVGAKLVLPGPKLDGASLHTLFESEGVTMTAGVPTVWLGLLDWMQANGKTFSSLQRLVIGGSSAPPVMITRFQKLGVNVRHAWGMTETSPVGLAAALLPQHEALPEKEKLKLLAKQGRPLFGVEFRVDGDDGQPIARDGKMFGAMMVRGPWIASAYFNSKDSSAHTEDGWFNTGDVVTIDKDGFIQIVDRTKDVVKSGGEWISSIELENIAQAHPAIKEAAVVAKPDERWGERPVLVVQLQDDATFTKQDMIDLFTEQVSKWSIPDELIVVDELPHTATGKLLKTAIRKLIQEDLDRLAAQNKVV
- a CDS encoding LysE family translocator, with product MHELLAVATITILAVISPGPDFAMVTRNGYSFGRKTGLISALGIAAGVQVHVVYTVLGVAILITQSPTLFWVMKVVGAAYLMYLGYQSFSNRTALDTDGAVGRVPTAWQAFGMGFLTNALNPKTMLFVVATFTQLVQPGAPFWLNFAYGFWMSFAHWVWFSIVALVFSNKRLRAAMLARQEVLDKVIGAALLGLGASLLFANSVS
- a CDS encoding LysR substrate-binding domain-containing protein — encoded protein: MQIPNLTAFRYFDTAAQTGSFVQAAQLLHVTHGAVSRQIRALEESLGVELFERRNRAVFLTPAGRQLLHVTAPMFERLEDVVYQLQQTQREHALVVSCEPTIAMKWLIPRLGAFHALHPNITVHLITAGGPVNFAQMGVDLAIRRDDFHWADSVCGLKLCEEMIGPVCQPHYPHTQDTAKQVLIQSSSRPQAWATWARISGNSLRSARKLELEHFYLCIQAALSGQGMAIVSRLMVDDELQSGQLIAPQGFIPDGSAYYLLSPQALDQNPRADIFADWLSEQLA
- a CDS encoding metalloregulator ArsR/SmtB family transcription factor, producing the protein MEESQVIRSLAALAHEARLRVFRALVVAGPSGLTPGTLAEQLGIAPNTLSFHLKELHNAGLIHGERQGRNLLYSATFPTMNTLIAYLTENCCQGESCITAPNACPPP
- a CDS encoding arsenic transporter — translated: MTTSVLIFLATLILVIWQPKGLGIGWSASLGAAAALLSGVVQWSDLAVVWSIVWNATATFIAIIIISLILDEAGFFEWAALHVARWGAGNGRRLFAFIVILGAAVSALFANDGAALILTPIVMAMLLALGFSPAATLAFVMAAGFIADTASLPLVVSNLVNIVSADYFKLGFTDYAAIMVPVNMVSVLASLLVLILYFRRDIPAQYRLEQLKPPAQAITDIRTFKAGWIVLALLLTGFFALEPLGIPVSVVAAAGAIILLTVAARGTVISTRKVLRGAPWQIVVFSLGMYLVVYGLRNAGLTDYLAQLLDTFAQAGVWAAALGTGVLSALLSSVMNNMPTVLVTALSIDASSAQGAVKEAMIYANVIGSDLGPKFTPIGSLATLLWLHVLAQKGTKISWGYYFKVGAILTTPVLLITLAALALRLGIAH
- the arsC gene encoding arsenate reductase (glutaredoxin) (This arsenate reductase requires both glutathione and glutaredoxin to convert arsenate to arsenite, after which the efflux transporter formed by ArsA and ArsB can extrude the arsenite from the cell, providing resistance.) codes for the protein MSNITIYHNPACGTSRNTLGLIRNSGQEPTIIEYLQTPPDRATLTKLIADCGLNVREVLRQKGTPYEELRLGDPKWSDEQLIDFMLQHPILINRPIVVTPLGTRLCRPSEQVLEILPQPQQGAFRKEDGQAVIDEKGQRIEPA
- the arsH gene encoding arsenical resistance protein ArsH, with translation MVKPSLMKKDKELSQPDLANLDEHAFKTPDMAELLPQQRATHPPRILLFYGSLRERSYSRLLTQEAARLLEAMGAETKTFDPHELPLPDGATDEHPKVQELRQCVQWAEGMVWTSPERHGAMSSVLKAQIDWIPLSIGSVRPTQGKTLAVMQVSGGSQSFNALNQMRVLGRWMRLITIPNQSSVAKAFLEFDEAGRMKPSPYYDRVVDVMEELVKFTLLTRDCADYLVDRYSERKETAQELSARVQQRSI
- a CDS encoding response regulator transcription factor, which translates into the protein MRILLIEDDPSLGSSLQSWLHMDGYAVDWLQRGDQVATALATHTYQCILLDRGLPGLDGDAILRRLRGAGSPHAQVPVIVITARDTLSDRVQGLDLGADDYLIKPFDLEELSARVRATLRRSAAQATPEWRHGPVAIDPTAKRVTLNDKPVAVTAREFAVLQALMHHPTHILSRAQLEEALYGWSEEVESNAIEVHIYNLRKKLGSDFIVTVRNQGYVLAPA